The following are from one region of the Streptomyces decoyicus genome:
- a CDS encoding DUF779 domain-containing protein, whose translation MGGGEGQEAAGGAAPEGPSRIALSAAATELLRLLHDQHGPLMFHQSGGCCDGSAPMCYQAGELRTGASDVLLARLTVEGVPEPVGFWMSADQFERWRHTHLTVDVVPGRGSGFSLEAPEGVRFLIRSRLLTEEERAGLDG comes from the coding sequence ATGGGCGGCGGCGAGGGGCAGGAGGCGGCCGGGGGCGCCGCCCCGGAGGGCCCTTCACGCATCGCGCTCAGCGCGGCGGCGACGGAACTGCTGCGCCTGCTGCACGATCAGCACGGCCCGCTGATGTTCCACCAGTCCGGCGGCTGCTGTGACGGCAGCGCGCCCATGTGCTACCAGGCCGGGGAACTCCGCACGGGTGCGTCGGATGTGCTGCTGGCCCGGCTGACCGTGGAGGGCGTGCCGGAACCGGTGGGGTTCTGGATGTCGGCGGACCAGTTCGAGCGCTGGCGGCACACCCATCTGACGGTGGACGTCGTACCGGGGCGGGGCAGCGGATTCTCCCTGGAAGCGCCCGAAGGCGTCCGCTTCCTGATCCGCTCGCGGTTGCTCACCGAGGAGGAACGCGCAGGGCTCGACGGCTGA
- a CDS encoding lytic polysaccharide monooxygenase auxiliary activity family 9 protein, whose product MHRKRRLALAIGAGIAPLLVVTMPVSPASAHGYVSSPPSRQAQCAAGAIECGPIKWEPQSVEGPKGLTSCSGGNSRFAELDNDAKGWKVTPVGSSQSFSWRLTARHSTSTWQYFVGGKKVAEFDDGGAQPPETVSHTVNFGSLKGKQKILAVWNIADTANAFYACIDVNIGG is encoded by the coding sequence ATGCATAGGAAAAGAAGGCTGGCCCTCGCCATCGGTGCGGGCATCGCCCCGCTGCTCGTCGTCACCATGCCGGTCAGTCCGGCAAGCGCACACGGCTATGTGTCCTCGCCGCCCAGCCGGCAGGCGCAGTGTGCCGCGGGCGCCATCGAGTGCGGCCCCATCAAATGGGAGCCGCAGAGCGTCGAGGGCCCCAAGGGGCTGACCAGCTGTAGTGGCGGCAACAGCCGGTTCGCCGAACTCGACAATGACGCCAAGGGCTGGAAGGTCACTCCGGTCGGCAGCTCCCAGTCCTTCAGCTGGCGCCTGACGGCCCGTCACTCCACCAGCACCTGGCAGTACTTCGTCGGCGGGAAGAAGGTCGCCGAATTCGACGACGGCGGTGCCCAGCCACCCGAGACCGTCTCGCACACCGTCAATTTCGGCTCTCTCAAGGGCAAGCAGAAGATCCTCGCGGTCTGGAACATCGCCGATACCGCGAATGCCTTCTACGCCTGCATCGACGTCAACATCGGCGGCTGA
- a CDS encoding DUF1444 domain-containing protein, with product MGLFRRGPKRDSRELARDGEFGFFSEREGGVFRSQVRQAFAEQGLEVTAYAGVVTDSAGRQFGLGNLAAVCHRDRRGERSWPALIRDHVGKVLRTMDGPQPLEILSADEIRACLYPRVVAQETLPASDSFRYGRAPAPGLREVLALDLPEAVQMLSEDSLNDLGDVAELRIRAMNNLRALPVEGHETVRRGDGSAFEVLLGDSFFTASRVLVLDELVQRLTGTGLTPDGALVALPFRHQLAFHRIHDAQVVPALQAMAQFAAAGHEDAAGAISPQVFWWRRGVMTPLSEAAGGGLRVVADADFQAMLERLVQDEA from the coding sequence ATGGGCCTGTTCCGCCGAGGACCGAAGCGGGATTCCCGCGAGCTGGCACGTGACGGGGAGTTCGGCTTCTTCTCCGAGCGCGAAGGCGGCGTCTTCAGATCACAGGTCCGGCAGGCCTTCGCGGAACAGGGGCTCGAAGTCACCGCGTACGCGGGGGTGGTCACCGACTCTGCGGGCCGGCAGTTCGGCCTCGGCAACCTCGCCGCGGTGTGCCACCGCGACCGGCGCGGTGAGCGCAGCTGGCCCGCGCTGATCCGGGATCACGTCGGCAAGGTGCTCCGTACGATGGACGGCCCGCAGCCGCTGGAGATCCTCAGCGCGGACGAGATCCGGGCCTGCCTCTACCCCCGTGTGGTCGCCCAGGAGACGCTGCCCGCCTCGGACTCCTTCCGTTACGGCCGCGCGCCGGCGCCGGGGCTGCGGGAGGTGCTCGCCCTCGACCTGCCCGAGGCGGTGCAGATGCTGAGCGAGGACTCGCTCAACGACCTCGGGGACGTCGCCGAGCTGCGCATCCGGGCGATGAACAATCTGCGCGCCCTGCCGGTCGAGGGGCATGAGACCGTCCGGCGCGGCGACGGCTCGGCGTTCGAGGTGCTGCTCGGTGATTCCTTCTTCACCGCGAGCCGGGTGCTGGTACTGGACGAACTGGTGCAGCGGCTCACGGGCACCGGGCTGACTCCGGACGGTGCGCTGGTCGCCCTGCCCTTCCGCCACCAGCTGGCGTTCCACCGTATCCACGATGCCCAGGTCGTCCCGGCGTTGCAGGCCATGGCGCAGTTTGCGGCGGCCGGCCACGAGGACGCGGCGGGCGCCATCAGCCCCCAGGTCTTCTGGTGGCGCCGGGGCGTGATGACCCCGCTGAGCGAGGCGGCCGGCGGCGGGCTGCGGGTGGTGGCGGATGCGGACTTCCAGGCGATGCTGGAGCGGTTGGTGCAGGACGAGGCCTGA